A part of Synechococcus sp. KORDI-49 genomic DNA contains:
- the ntcA gene encoding global nitrogen regulator NtcA, with protein MGTSSGFSRYVAVSAHAPQDQPVSSSRSLLDVIRDLDGASTELVERNKTIFFPGDPAERVYLIRRGAVRLSRVYESGEEITVALLRENSLFGVLSLLTGHRSDRFYHAVAFTRVEMVTAPAGSVRAAIEADTAVGLRLLQGLSSRILQTETMIETLTHRDMSSRLVSFLLVLCRDFGVPDQLGITIDLRLSHQAIAEAIGSTRVTITRLLGDLRQSGLVQIDRKKITVLDPIALAKRFS; from the coding sequence TTGGGAACCAGCAGTGGGTTCAGCCGTTACGTCGCCGTTTCGGCCCATGCGCCCCAGGACCAGCCGGTCAGCTCATCCCGCTCGCTGCTTGATGTCATCAGAGATCTGGACGGCGCCAGCACGGAACTTGTCGAACGAAACAAGACCATCTTCTTTCCAGGTGATCCCGCCGAGAGGGTTTACCTGATCCGGCGCGGTGCCGTGCGGCTTTCCAGGGTCTATGAGTCGGGCGAAGAGATCACCGTCGCTCTGCTTCGTGAGAACAGCCTGTTCGGGGTGCTGTCGCTGCTCACAGGCCACCGTTCCGATCGCTTTTATCACGCTGTCGCCTTCACCCGGGTGGAGATGGTGACGGCACCGGCCGGCTCAGTCCGTGCCGCGATTGAGGCCGACACCGCAGTCGGGCTCAGGCTGCTTCAGGGTCTCTCCAGCAGGATTCTGCAGACCGAAACAATGATCGAGACCCTCACGCACCGGGACATGTCCTCCCGCCTGGTGAGTTTTCTGCTGGTGCTCTGTCGGGACTTCGGCGTGCCGGACCAACTGGGCATCACCATCGACCTCCGCCTCTCCCATCAGGCCATCGCCGAGGCGATCGGCTCCACGCGGGTCACGATCACCCGACTGCTGGGAGACTTGCGTCAATCCGGTCTCGTTCAGATTGACCGCAAGAAGATCACGGTTCTGGATCCGATTGCTCTGGCCAAGCGGTTCAGCTGA
- the rph gene encoding ribonuclease PH: MVDPSETRADGRRPDALRPFEVSWDPMGFALSSLIVRTGRTAVLCSVCLEETVPRWRKGNGLGWISAEYRLLPGSTPQRQSRELLKLSGRTQEIQRLIGRSLRAAVDLEALGERSLLIDCDVIQADAGTRTASVTGAWMALQLACDRLIAQGILERQPIRSQVAAVSVGLLEGKPLLDLDYSEDSRADVDLNVVASGDGSLLEIQGTAEGAPFSRGQLNVLLDLAQPGLDALLAAQSHALSSRS, from the coding sequence ATGGTGGATCCCTCCGAGACCCGAGCCGACGGGCGTCGTCCAGATGCCCTTCGGCCGTTTGAAGTGAGCTGGGATCCGATGGGGTTCGCTCTCAGTTCATTGATCGTGCGCACCGGACGCACGGCAGTTCTGTGCAGCGTCTGCCTCGAAGAGACGGTGCCGCGCTGGCGGAAGGGGAACGGACTGGGCTGGATCAGCGCTGAATACCGGCTCCTGCCCGGCTCCACACCTCAGAGGCAGTCGCGGGAATTGCTCAAGCTCTCCGGCCGCACCCAGGAGATTCAGCGATTGATCGGCCGCAGCCTGCGCGCCGCGGTGGACCTGGAAGCTCTCGGAGAACGCAGCCTGCTAATCGATTGTGATGTGATCCAGGCGGATGCCGGCACCCGAACCGCGTCGGTCACCGGGGCCTGGATGGCTCTGCAGCTGGCCTGTGACCGTCTGATCGCCCAGGGGATCCTGGAGCGCCAGCCGATCCGGAGCCAGGTGGCAGCGGTGTCCGTCGGACTCCTGGAGGGCAAGCCGCTGCTGGATCTGGATTACAGCGAAGACAGCCGAGCTGACGTTGATCTGAATGTGGTCGCCTCAGGCGACGGGAGTCTCCTGGAGATCCAGGGCACGGCCGAAGGAGCTCCGTTCAGCCGCGGGCAGCTGAACGTCCTGCTGGATCTGGCGCAGCCCGGGCTTGACGCCCTTCTGGCCGCCCAGAGCCATGCCCTGAGCAGCCGCAGCTGA
- a CDS encoding cob(I)yrinic acid a,c-diamide adenosyltransferase — MTASLTTSHRSSGALTGDRHALERAGLRPLPPLPASAPLHLVAPEGQLQVHTASYRGSFSSVLSQAMRAAGLGSRVLIAQFLKGGVKQGPEGCVLLCGGLTWLRPDIPACLAEPDQPGGSDAVDAVWQACRRHLAEGDLDQLVLDEVGLAAALGYLKEDELLSSLQQRPGSMDVIITGPAIPSSVMAMADQVTELRRGF, encoded by the coding sequence ATGACCGCAAGCCTGACCACCAGCCATCGATCCTCTGGAGCCCTGACCGGGGATCGCCATGCGCTGGAGAGGGCCGGTCTGCGTCCGCTTCCGCCGCTTCCCGCATCCGCGCCGCTGCATCTGGTGGCTCCGGAGGGCCAGCTGCAGGTGCATACGGCCTCCTATCGGGGCAGTTTTTCCAGTGTTCTCAGCCAGGCGATGCGGGCGGCAGGGCTCGGCAGCCGCGTCCTGATCGCCCAGTTCCTCAAGGGGGGGGTGAAGCAGGGGCCGGAGGGCTGTGTGCTGCTCTGCGGCGGGCTCACCTGGCTGCGTCCGGATATTCCGGCGTGTCTTGCGGAGCCCGATCAGCCTGGTGGTTCCGATGCCGTCGATGCCGTCTGGCAGGCCTGCCGGCGCCATCTCGCTGAAGGCGACCTTGATCAACTGGTGCTGGATGAAGTCGGTCTCGCGGCAGCGCTCGGCTACCTGAAGGAAGATGAGCTTCTGTCGAGCCTGCAGCAGCGTCCAGGCTCCATGGATGTGATCATCACTGGGCCGGCGATTCCTTCCAGCGTCATGGCCATGGCGGATCAGGTCACCGAACTGCGCAGAGGTTTCTGA
- the dcd gene encoding dCTP deaminase, whose product MLKNDRWITEQAQKGMLEPFQAGLVRHLDPEQRLRPVLSFGCSSYGYDLRLSPQEFMIFRHVPGTVMNPKRFNPANLEPTPLHEDEDGGYFILPAHSYGLGVALEKLRVPANITVICLGKSTYARLGIIVNTTPAEASWEGHLTLEFSNSSGADCRIYANEGICQLLFFEGDPCDTTYSDRQGKYQHQPERVTLARI is encoded by the coding sequence ATGCTCAAGAACGATCGCTGGATCACCGAGCAGGCTCAGAAGGGGATGCTCGAGCCCTTCCAGGCAGGTCTGGTGCGCCATCTTGATCCGGAGCAACGTCTGCGACCGGTTCTGAGCTTCGGATGTTCCTCCTACGGCTACGACCTTCGCCTCTCCCCGCAGGAGTTCATGATCTTCCGGCATGTGCCCGGAACGGTGATGAACCCCAAGCGGTTCAATCCCGCCAATCTGGAGCCCACGCCTCTGCATGAGGACGAGGACGGTGGCTACTTCATCCTTCCAGCGCATTCCTACGGCCTCGGTGTCGCCCTGGAGAAGCTTCGGGTGCCCGCCAACATCACGGTGATCTGTCTCGGCAAGAGCACCTATGCGCGGCTGGGCATCATCGTCAACACAACCCCCGCTGAAGCGAGCTGGGAAGGGCATCTGACGCTTGAGTTCAGCAACAGCTCCGGTGCTGACTGCCGTATCTATGCCAATGAAGGCATCTGTCAGCTGCTGTTCTTTGAGGGGGACCCCTGCGACACGACCTACAGCGATCGGCAGGGTAAATATCAGCATCAGCCGGAGCGTGTCACCCTGGCCCGCATCTAG
- the thyX gene encoding FAD-dependent thymidylate synthase, producing the protein MERFRVDLIAATPNPQQCIYAAMHQDYSEGFVAANRDSWPDEQRAGEICIKRLLAGERGHFGPLEHAQIVLNVGWFPHSVMQQARTHRVGVSFDVQSMRYTGERICRAADGELPLEEVFYLRPVGEYSDRQGKKYLYSQAERELDLNHCQQSAERYRDLLRAGFAEEHARGILPFDYRQHFIVSFSLRAFLHFMDLRAKLDAQLEIRRLCDLMWPHLVDWAPQFAEWYEKSRLHRARLAP; encoded by the coding sequence ATGGAGCGTTTCCGAGTCGATCTGATCGCCGCCACGCCGAATCCGCAGCAATGCATCTATGCCGCGATGCATCAGGACTACAGCGAGGGTTTTGTGGCCGCTAATCGGGACAGCTGGCCTGACGAACAACGGGCTGGCGAGATCTGCATCAAACGGCTGCTTGCCGGGGAACGGGGCCATTTCGGTCCGCTCGAACATGCTCAGATCGTTCTGAACGTGGGCTGGTTTCCGCATTCGGTGATGCAACAGGCCCGGACGCATCGGGTGGGCGTCAGTTTCGATGTGCAGTCGATGCGATACACCGGCGAGCGCATCTGCCGGGCTGCGGACGGCGAACTGCCCCTGGAGGAGGTCTTCTACCTGCGACCGGTCGGGGAGTACAGCGACCGACAGGGGAAGAAATACCTCTACAGCCAGGCGGAGCGTGAACTTGATCTCAACCACTGCCAGCAATCAGCCGAGCGTTACAGGGATCTGCTGCGTGCCGGATTTGCGGAGGAACATGCCCGCGGCATCCTTCCCTTCGACTACCGCCAGCATTTCATCGTGAGCTTCAGCCTGAGGGCTTTCCTTCACTTCATGGATCTGCGGGCGAAGCTTGATGCTCAGCTGGAGATCCGCAGACTCTGCGACTTGATGTGGCCGCATCTGGTGGACTGGGCTCCGCAGTTCGCCGAGTGGTACGAGAAGAGCCGGCTGCACAGAGCGCGCCTGGCTCCCTAG
- a CDS encoding thioredoxin domain-containing protein, whose translation MSASPPPASLGAFQKGLLLAVAFALALALLVLRGGLQSESPMEQLARRSLDPDVALSNGQPTLIEFYADWCQACREMAPAMLSLEQSTRDRLDVVLVNVDNPRWLDLVDRYEVNGIPQLNLFAADGQPRGRSIGVRTPQELQALGDALINDTPVPALQGIGSTSTLEDLASTDRTGPRSHG comes from the coding sequence ATGTCTGCCAGCCCACCACCAGCCAGCCTGGGAGCGTTCCAGAAAGGCCTGCTGCTGGCGGTGGCCTTCGCGCTCGCGCTGGCCCTCCTTGTTCTGCGCGGTGGTCTCCAGAGCGAATCCCCGATGGAGCAGTTGGCACGGCGTTCTCTGGATCCTGATGTCGCGCTCAGCAATGGCCAGCCGACGCTGATCGAGTTCTATGCCGACTGGTGCCAGGCCTGCCGGGAGATGGCTCCGGCGATGCTGAGCCTGGAGCAATCCACGCGGGATCGCCTCGACGTGGTGCTGGTGAATGTCGACAATCCCCGTTGGCTCGATCTGGTGGACCGGTACGAGGTCAACGGCATCCCACAGCTGAACCTCTTCGCAGCGGACGGTCAGCCTCGTGGTCGTTCCATCGGCGTGCGGACACCCCAGGAACTCCAGGCGCTTGGTGACGCCCTGATCAACGACACCCCCGTTCCAGCACTTCAGGGAATCGGAAGCACGAGCACCCTTGAGGATCTGGCCAGCACCGACAGAACCGGACCCCGCAGCCACGGTTGA